DNA from Balearica regulorum gibbericeps isolate bBalReg1 chromosome 18, bBalReg1.pri, whole genome shotgun sequence:
CCAGCTGAGAATTAAGCTAGGCATGAAAGTGACTGTTGGCCATGGCAAAGCTGATGCGTGTGTGATAAAGGTAATTCAGAAGCGATTGATTACAAGGATAGCTGGTACCACAGCGGCACTGCCAGACGTCTGATTTGTGGCTGTTTGGCAAAGTTCACATCCTCAGTTTCTTCAGCTTTCCAGCCTGTTTCCTCTCCTGTGTTCCTGTTCTGATGAGAGAGTCATTTCCCCTCATCTCACCTGCCAGTTCGGGGAAGGAGCTGACGTTAAGATCTGTTCTCCCAccttttccttgtgtttttctgtttctagatTCAGCTTTGGTGTTTCAGCTGGGATtatggaaagggaaaggcatTCTTGCCATTGTGGATCCTTACAATATATtggccctggctgcagctcaCTCTTTACCTACTTGGAGATTATTTGTGGGAAATAAAGGCTCTGTCATACAGAATGTCTCCCATGTTCCTTTTCACAGATCATCATGGCTTCTTCTAGCCCCATTGCTAACCCCTCCTGTTCCTGTGATCACAGCCTCGCCTTGCTCCCTTTGTCCAGAAGGAGCACACAGGTTCCAGTGGATCAGAAATCTGGTTCCAGAGTTCGGGATCTCCAGCTCGCATGTCAAGGTGCTTTCATCGCCAGCTGAATTCTATGAACTCTTGAAGGTGAGTTGTGGTTCCAAATGGTTTTTGGGGTCTGGGAGCTGCAGTGGTTATGGAGACTCACAGACAAGTTGTTAGGAAGGATTACCTGCAGGTTACTAGTCTAACCTTCTACTTGAAACAGGTTTGTTGTCAACACTTGATCAGGTCAAGCAGACTTTGTCTAGCTGAATCTTGAGAATGGCTGAGGATGGAGGTTCCACCTCTGGGTAAGCAGTTTCAGTGCCGTGCCATCTTAGTagtttctaatttttctctGGTGTCAGACCTGAACTTTCCAAAGCTATTCATGTCTGCTGCTCAGCTGTAACTACCAAGAAGAGTTTGACGGTCTCATCTTTGTAACTGCTCTTCAAGTAGATGCAGGCTGCTGTTAGATCAGCCCCAGCCTCTTTGCAATACGAGACAAGCACAGCTCCCTCAATCCCTCCCAAAGGTCTCTTAGGTCATTGCAGTGTGAATCCTATGAGGTTGCATCTCTTCGGTGAGCAGTAGGGCTGAGGTGAGAATTTCTGTGTTTAGCTCTGTTGCTTGAGTCTTTGCACAATGTGTACTTAAAGCAAGGTCCAGTACTTCTGGAACGTGATCTTAGATCACCACGGTAAGCTGTTGGAGAACAAAGCTTTGGTGGGCCATGAAGGCGGCAGCTGCCACCCCCTGTGGTGTCAGTGGTGAGCACGGGAAAGGAGGAGAGCTCTGTAAACAAAGGTCTCTAGGTTCTACCTGTTCACAGGATGGGATACAAAGGATTAAAGCCGTTGCAGAATGAAAGCTGACATTGCCAGTAGGATACTGATACAATCCCAGCATTGCAGCTATTGCGTGGTGACTGCTTTTGTATGTAATACTTTTAGCTGCAGTGAATGTGTTCTTCcgtttttcagaaagcattgaTTCCTTCCTTGATTTTCGGATCTGTGGTGCTGATACTGCTCTGTAAAGACCTGCGTGTTTTACATCCTTGCTCTCAGCGTGTTGTCCTGGTGTCTTTCCTTGTACGAGGCAAGGGGGGCAATGCTATGGTTTGGCTAAAGCGATTCTCCTCAGGGGATCCACGGGCTCTTCTGTGGTCTGAATCACTAGCTCCTGGTCAGCACAGAGACTAAAGATGAAACTGAGCTTATTTTCTGCTATTCCCAGGTGCAGATAAAAACAGCCCAAAAGCGAGTGGTGATGGCTTCGCTATACCTGGGAACAGGGCTCCTCGAACAGGAGCTGGTGAGTGTGGAATGGGattgggaagggaagaaagtgaatgcagaaagaaaatgcctgCCTGTTCCTGCAGGTGTATGTGAGCTTGTAATGTTCTTAAAACTTCCAAAGAGAGATTCACTTTACATacctgctctccttcccttgAGAGTTTTCTCAGGGTTCCCCTGTacatggggtgggggagagaggaaTTCAGAAGGGAGGCGCACGGCGTTTCTGTTGTAAGCCTGGTGGAGAGCCATGGAATTTCTGAACTTTTTTGCAGGATCTTTCAGACAGTTAGAGGTTACTGGCATAGTGTTCAAAGGGGTTTTGCAGAACTGTGGGATCATGGacaatttcacctttttttggGGGCATTTTTGTTGATTAACTCTGTACGTGTGTGGTGCTGTGCTTCATCCTCCGAGTACAGTATGCAGATGCAGTACTAGCTCTCTGCATTTAAGACTGAGGTCAGTTTTCCTTCATGTTGtttaccttttctgtttcctgttcttccttctggaaacaaaagcattaCCTAAGACCTTTAGGGAGAAGCCTGACCTTGGCCAATTTCTTATGTTAGAATGCAAATTCCACAGCAGGATAAAGGTGGACAGAGTCCTGCACAGGGTTTTGTGCCTGGCTTTGTATGCAAGATTTGAATTTGCATGTGACAAACAGCCTTCTAGTTAAGGAATAAATTTGTCTCCGCATCATTTGCGAACTCCTACCAAGGTTTCTCTTTGGTAATGCAAATTCAGGGTTTGGGAAGGATGTTGGgactttttctgctgaaatgaatTGCTCTGCAGAGGCTCGAAGAATGCGTGCATGCAAAATCGACGCCCTTTCATGTATTGCTTTAGGCTGATAGAGTAGGATGCCAGTCTGACAGATGCAAAGTCTAAACTAGCAGTGTTTTGCATGGCTAGGAAGAACTCGTACTAGGGTGTGGAAACTTTCATGACCACCAGCCTCTTGGCTGCTGAACACTCTCCTTATGAAGCTTTTCTTGTGTTCTATAATGAGTAGAGAAATCTCTCTCTGCAGGTGGATTGCTTAGAAGAAACACTGGAGAAATCACTGCAAGCAAAACAATCGTCTAACCTCAGAGTTTCCATTCTTCTTGACTACACGAGGGGATCTCGGGGTAGATATTAtgatgctttgctttcttcaaagGCTTATTTTACAGTTAGGCTGGAtaaacttgggtttttttcaaagggaGGCTGTGTTGACTGATTGGACCTACTTGCTTAAATCATATACCTTTCAAAAACTGGCCTTTTGTATACCTGTAACTACTTATTCTCAGGAAATCTTCAAGCTGAGcagcttttcttccaaaagtagGTGGTAGGAGCGAGAAAGGCCAAACTCTGCTCTGTGCAACTTGTGCTTTCTTGTCTGCTTAGTTCACTCGTCAGTGTGTTTGCCCTTATTCATCATGctcttttaaatgtcatttttaaaggaaagtggGAATTGTTGGAAGTAGTGGTGCACTCAACCAGAAACCTTTGTGGTGACTCTTTGTAGTATGTGTTACTGGTGCTAGGCGTGTCTTAAGAAGCTTGAACGGTGTCAGACCTGCTCAGTGACCGTTGCCAAGGCCCATTCAGCAGAGAACTTACAGTTCTGAGTGTTGATTTCAATATTGACATAGTGCAAATGAAagtgattaaaaccaaaaaggaataaaggaaaacatgttGAGTGCCAGCAGATGAGATGGGTGCTCGTTCTGTGACCAGCTTCTAGCTGGGGAGCTGTGGTGCCGTGCCGTGATGTATCCCCTCTCTGGTGTGATCCAGTGGGTGAAACTCCCCCTGTCTCCCAGGTAGGAAGAATTCTCGAACAATGCTAATTCCATTGCTGCAGCGATTTCCTGAGCAAGTCCGTGTGTCCCTCTTCCACACCCCAAACCTGCGTGGACTTCTCAGGCTCCTGATTCCAGAGCGTTTTAATGAGACCATTGGACTGCAGCACATCAAGGTCTATCTCTTTGATGATAATGTGATCCTGAGCGGGTGAGTCCTGCCTCTTCAGGCCATTGTATGGTTCATTTAGCTGAGGTTTTGAGGCAAGGTATGCATGCTACCGGTGTTGTCTGCATGTCACTGTTTGCATCTGGTCTTTCCATGGTGATCACATCAACGCTCTTCTGAGATGGAAGAGCAACGGTAGCTCTTGCACAGGAGATTCTCATATGAAAGAAACAGTctttctcaaaaggaaaaaagaaagatttcttgaGATTCAAAAGGAAATGGCCCATTTGTTCGTTAGTCCAGTTATATGCAGAGTGAAATCTGTAACCTAGGCTGGGGTGTTCAGGATCACgtgcctgtgctctgctctggaactcaactcttctttttctctcctagtGCAAACCTGAGTGATTTGTACTTCACCAATCGTCAGGACCGCTATGTTCTCCTGCAGGACTCTCCTGAGATTGCAGACTTCTTCACGGAGCTAGTGGACGCGATTGGAGATCTGTCTCTGCAATTACAGCGAGATGATACAGTCCGCATGGTGGAGGGGATGGTACACCCGTACCAAGGTAGTTGTCTTACCTGGTTGGGTGGTGtggtccagaggagggcagtGACGGCCAGGGTGTAAGGATGCCTTGATTCCATCCATTTGGGAATTGGTGAGGGTCTGACCATTGTGTACAGACTGTGGGGTGTCCCATTTCTGTGCCATCCATTATTAAAATCAGGCTTGCTAGAGTTTTGAGACTGGATCTGTCAGTGTTCCTAGCACAGTGGCTGTCACCAGCTAGTCTGGCAGAGAGTGCAAAGGCTAAAAGTTCCTCTGTTACTATCTCATTGCTTCTTCATAATTCTGCTGCTTATGACCTTAAAGAAGAACTTGTATTCCTTGAAAGGTTCTTTCTATTTTTGATATTAATGTCTATAATTCTAGATGTTCTGTGTGTACACATTCTGAAAGTTTCATGAAGGTAGTGCTGGTTTTggtaattaatattttgtagTTGAGTCTATTCTGGAAGTCAAATGAATATTGAATTAGGAAGACTGAGAACAAGTGTTGAAGTGGGAAGAGAAGGGCAGCTATCCGTCAGGCTGATTGCGTCATAAGACGTTTTTATCCTGGCCTTGTGCACTGCGGTGTGATGTAAGCTTAGACTGCGGGCAGCAGTTTATTTTGTATGTTCCAATTCGTTCTTGGTTATCATTTTAGCTTGGCCCTGGTCTTTTAACTTCTCAGTGGGTTTTTCAAGCTGCTGCTAGTCAAATTTCTTACCCCTCTTAAAGCTGAATGTTTTGGTTCTGTAATGTAGCCTTGCTAACcttaaaacatctgtttttgAGACTTCGGGAAGAAAGTTGTGTGGCTTTTGTGTAAGCTCCTTTTTGTTCTGATATTGGTGCCCTGTCAGTAGTTTTTCCTGCTACATAATAGGTGATGCGTAGCTCTGTACCTTTAGGTCTCAAACACAATCTCTTGTGGTTTTCCTGCAGGAGACAAGATGGCTTATTGCGAGATAGCAAATCGGAGAGTCATGGAGGTAATCAACTCTGCCAGGATACGGCAAGAACTCCTTCACGCAAAGACTTTCCACAGCAGCCAGCAAGGCAGCTCCTCGTTATCCCAGCAAGGCTGTCAAGCATCTGGGGGTCTGAAACCAGAACCTGACACCTGGATCTATCCCTTAATCCAAATGAAACCTTTTGGGATTCAAATAGATGAGATGGTCACAGAGACGCTGCTGACAGAGGCTGAACGGGATGCCAGGATATACCTTACCACTGGCTACTTCAACCTGACACAGGCTTACATGGACCTCATTCTGGGCACTAGGGCTGAGTATCGGATTCTTCTGGCCTCACCAGAGGTGAATGGGTTTTTTGGTGCCAAAGGGGTGGCAGGCGCCATCCCCGCTGCCTATGTTTACATTGAACACCAGTTTTACAGTGAGGTCTGCTACCTTCACCAACAGGAGAGGGTCCAGCTGCAGGAGTACTCCAGGGCTGGGTGGACTTTCCATGCCAAAGGTAAGGTGTCCATTTCCCCCTGTTCAGAGGGTGTTTGAGACTTGTGTGTATTTGAAATGTGCAACTAGTGAGGGGATGGCTGGGTGCCGAGTCCAGACCTAACCTCCAAAATACTCATCCAAGGTTTGGACATCTTGCATAAACCTGGAAGGTTTGGGTCACTCGGGGGACAACTGTGTGAAGTCATGTCTTGTCTCTGGATTTCTGATTATAGTCCCAGAGATTATATAAGAATTGTCCCTGTGGTAACAGTAAGGCACTGTCTTGATGTGAAACTtgatgtgaaagaaaaggaggcatCTCCTTTTATGGAGATATATATAATATGTGGATGTATTTATAATCACAGCAGCAGTTGTGATTCAGTTTCTTGTATCCCTCTTGCCGGTTTCAGCTACAAGAGGCAATGACTGTGTCAGGGACCGCAGGGCAGGATCTGTGGCAGgagcaggaaggagcaggaagGTGGTGACTCCCCAGTGGTCCTGGACGCCACGTTCTCTTGGCCGCAGGTCTTCGTGAGGCTGATCCAGGTGCTGAGGAATTCGCACCAGCCTCTATGGCATACAGGAACGTGCAGCATAGTGAATAAATGTACCCATGTGCTTCTgggagctggaggcagctgcaggGGAAGCTGCTGAGAAATGAATATTGCTTAACAAATAtagttaataataaaaataattaatactgCCATCATGGTCTTCTATAGGAGACTTCAGATTATTTCTTGCTTGATAGATCGTGTACAATTTTCACAAGTCCAATGGCACCTTGACCAAAGCATGAATATCCCCCTGACTGGGTGTTGCTGGTTGTGTCTCTaaattttccttccagaaagtGCAGTCCTTGACTATTATGTTCTCCTACTTTCTACACAGTAGTAAGTATTCGATTATTCAGTATTAGATTTTAATAATGCAGATAGGTtaggggtttgggggttttgttttggtttttttttttttctttgagaagtcTGATGCATGTGACACTTTATAAAGGTTTAGCTTCTTACAGTCTTCCAAGGTGGAGGTGCACCAGTGGAACACCTCACAAAATGACTTCGTCTCCTGGTCAGGCACGGCCCTTGGCCGAGCTGAGACGTCTGTGCCATGTTCCACAGCATCTTCTGTTGCTCTCATCTTCTGCAAGCAGAGCTCTGCACTGTGTCACTTCCTGTGATGGCTCACTGGTCCCCTAGGACAACTCCGTTACTGTAAGCTGCCCAGTCTAGCACTAATTAAGAGGCAGGTTTCCCCAGCCGGCTCTGCAGCGTGCTGAGGGGCATTTCTGTTGTTTGCAGCACGTGTCTGGTTTGAACGCTGGAAGGATGCAGCCCCCGTGGCTCTGGCCTGTTCCTGTTCTGGAGTTTTTGTCCTGGTGTTTAAGGAGCCTGGCTGTTAATGATTGTGGGAATGCCTCTATCTGCCCTGCTTCCTTCAGGGCTGTTCAGAAGAAGGTTCAGAGGTGGTAGGGAGAGAAAGCTGCTGAGCAGGCCTTCACTTgactaaagaaaacacatgagTGTTACTAGGCTCCCTCTATGTTGAAACTACAAATGTTTCTCACAAGTGTTGCACCTCTTCTGCAGTAAGATCAGTAACTGCAGTGCAGTAAACCCTTATCTCAGTGCAGGGGTGCCTGCCTGGCTGGGAAGTCGTGTGTGCTCTGTCTTCCAGGAAGCACGTGCTCAAGCGACCTGTGGTTCGCAGGTTCCTCCTCTTGCTGGGTGCTGCTGACTCCGAGTGGGATTTTGTGGTTTAGCGTAGATTGAGCTCGGAAAGCATGGGCTGCTTTTCCAAAGTGCACGTGGCAGTCAATCCCTTTCTGGGCCAGCTGTGCCTTCTGGTGGAAGTGCTTTGGGCTCTGTCTGCTGTCTGGTATTCTCTTTGAGAGAGGGACGCAAGACTCGGAGTTCAGCAGCTCCTGTGCTTGGCAGGAGGGCCACTTGGAGATGTTTGCCTTCTTTCCGTTTGCTCTTTGGAGTGCTGGAAGGATCAGCTTGTAGCTCCCTTCTCTGGCATGCCCTGCCCTTTGGCACGTGTTGGATTCACTCTGTTTCTGTGCAGGAGTCAGGCAGTGTGTGCAAGAGAGGACAgggcagaagagggaaaagaaggacACCCTGGAGACAGATGAAAGGCAGTTGCACATAGAGTCTGGCTCCTGGAAGAGGACATGAGATCCCTAGCAGCAGCAAATGCTGCCTGCTAACACTTCTTTTCTGGGCTATGACGAAAGACTTTAGTTTCCTATAGGATCTAGGTGATTTACATCaaatgctgtggctgctgctttgtcacCCCTTCCAGCTCCTTTTAAAAGATGTTGTATCCTCATGCACAACTTCCCGCAGTGTGTATTCCCACCAGAGTTACCACTGTCCTTAGGCTTGTTCAGTGTGGGAGCAGTTGTAGCAGAGCGTTGCACAGCCGTCGTGCATGTGTGAGTAGAAAACACAAACCTCTGCATTGAGAGAGGCTTTTCCTGGGTGCAACATCAGGAAGCCTACCTGCAGCAGGGTGCATCTACCCGTCTTCTGCTGCGTTTCTGGGTGGCACAGGTCCATCCTTCGGGATTAGGGTCCCTTCT
Protein-coding regions in this window:
- the PGS1 gene encoding CDP-diacylglycerol--glycerol-3-phosphate 3-phosphatidyltransferase, mitochondrial isoform X3; protein product: MAAAAAGGAALWRRLSAWLPRGRLGLAALLGRLSDRLSRGRDRRSRRSSWLLLAPLLTPPVPVITASPCSLCPEGAHRFQWIRNLVPEFGISSSHVKVLSSPAEFYELLKVQIKTAQKRVVMASLYLGTGLLEQELVDCLEETLEKSLQAKQSSNLRVSILLDYTRGSRGRKNSRTMLIPLLQRFPEQVRVSLFHTPNLRGLLRLLIPERFNETIGLQHIKVYLFDDNVILSGANLSDLYFTNRQDRYVLLQDSPEIADFFTELVDAIGDLSLQLQRDDTVRMVEGMVHPYQGRDKMAYCEIANRRVMEVINSARIRQELLHAKTFHSSQQGSSSLSQQGCQASGGLKPEPDTWIYPLIQMKPFGIQIDEMVTETLLTEAERDARIYLTTGYFNLTQAYMDLILGTRAEYRILLASPEVNGFFGAKGVAGAIPAAYVYIEHQFYSEVCYLHQQERVQLQEYSRAGWTFHAKGLWLYLAGSDLPCLTLIGSPNFGYRSVHRDLEAQVAIVTENKALQQQLHQEQEQLYLSSGVVSSSTFEQPSRYVKLWVKLITPLIKNFF
- the PGS1 gene encoding CDP-diacylglycerol--glycerol-3-phosphate 3-phosphatidyltransferase, mitochondrial isoform X5; this encodes MRESFPLISPASSGKELTLRSVLPPFPCVFLFLDSALVFQLGLWKGKGILAIVDPYNILALAAAHSLPTWRLFVGNKGSVIQNVSHVPFHRSSWLLLAPLLTPPVPVITASPCSLCPEGAHRFQWIRNLVPEFGISSSHVKVLSSPAEFYELLKVQIKTAQKRVVMASLYLGTGLLEQELVDCLEETLEKSLQAKQSSNLRVSILLDYTRGSRGRKNSRTMLIPLLQRFPEQVRVSLFHTPNLRGLLRLLIPERFNETIGLQHIKVYLFDDNVILSGANLSDLYFTNRQDRYVLLQDSPEIADFFTELVDAIGDLSLQLQRDDTVRMVEGMVHPYQGRDKMAYCEIANRRVMEVINSARIRQELLHAKTFHSSQQGSSSLSQQGCQASGGLKPEPDTWIYPLIQMKPFGIQIDEMVTETLLTEAERDARIYLTTGYFNLTQAYMDLILGTRAEYRILLASPEVNGFFGAKGVAGAIPAAYVYIEHQFYSEVCYLHQQERVQLQEYSRAGWTFHAKATRGNDCVRDRRAGSVAGAGRSRKVVTPQWSWTPRSLGRRSS
- the PGS1 gene encoding CDP-diacylglycerol--glycerol-3-phosphate 3-phosphatidyltransferase, mitochondrial isoform X1; this translates as MRESFPLISPASSGKELTLRSVLPPFPCVFLFLDSALVFQLGLWKGKGILAIVDPYNILALAAAHSLPTWRLFVGNKGSVIQNVSHVPFHRSSWLLLAPLLTPPVPVITASPCSLCPEGAHRFQWIRNLVPEFGISSSHVKVLSSPAEFYELLKVQIKTAQKRVVMASLYLGTGLLEQELVDCLEETLEKSLQAKQSSNLRVSILLDYTRGSRGRKNSRTMLIPLLQRFPEQVRVSLFHTPNLRGLLRLLIPERFNETIGLQHIKVYLFDDNVILSGANLSDLYFTNRQDRYVLLQDSPEIADFFTELVDAIGDLSLQLQRDDTVRMVEGMVHPYQGRDKMAYCEIANRRVMEVINSARIRQELLHAKTFHSSQQGSSSLSQQGCQASGGLKPEPDTWIYPLIQMKPFGIQIDEMVTETLLTEAERDARIYLTTGYFNLTQAYMDLILGTRAEYRILLASPEVNGFFGAKGVAGAIPAAYVYIEHQFYSEVCYLHQQERVQLQEYSRAGWTFHAKGLWLYLAGSDLPCLTLIGSPNFGYRSVHRDLEAQVAIVTENKALQQQLHQEQEQLYLSSGVVSSSTFEQPSRYVKLWVKLITPLIKNFF
- the PGS1 gene encoding CDP-diacylglycerol--glycerol-3-phosphate 3-phosphatidyltransferase, mitochondrial isoform X6, which produces MRESFPLISPASSGKELTLRSVLPPFPCVFLFLDSALVFQLGLWKGKGILAIVDPYNILALAAAHSLPTWRLFVGNKGSVIQNVSHVPFHRSSWLLLAPLLTPPVPVITASPCSLCPEGAHRFQWIRNLVPEFGISSSHVKVLSSPAEFYELLKVQIKTAQKRVVMASLYLGTGLLEQELVDCLEETLEKSLQAKQSSNLRVSILLDYTRGSRGRKNSRTMLIPLLQRFPEQVRVSLFHTPNLRGLLRLLIPERFNETIGLQHIKVYLFDDNVILSGANLSDLYFTNRQDRYVLLQDSPEIADFFTELVDAIGDLSLQLQRDDTVRMVEGMVHPYQGDKMAYCEIANRRVMEVINSARIRQELLHAKTFHSSQQGSSSLSQQGCQASGGLKPEPDTWIYPLIQMKPFGIQIDEMVTETLLTEAERDARIYLTTGYFNLTQAYMDLILGTRAEYRILLASPEVNGFFGAKGVAGAIPAAYVYIEHQFYSEVCYLHQQERVQLQEYSRAGWTFHAKATRGNDCVRDRRAGSVAGAGRSRKVVTPQWSWTPRSLGRRSS
- the PGS1 gene encoding CDP-diacylglycerol--glycerol-3-phosphate 3-phosphatidyltransferase, mitochondrial isoform X2 → MRESFPLISPASSGKELTLRSVLPPFPCVFLFLDSALVFQLGLWKGKGILAIVDPYNILALAAAHSLPTWRLFVGNKGSVIQNVSHVPFHRSSWLLLAPLLTPPVPVITASPCSLCPEGAHRFQWIRNLVPEFGISSSHVKVLSSPAEFYELLKVQIKTAQKRVVMASLYLGTGLLEQELVDCLEETLEKSLQAKQSSNLRVSILLDYTRGSRGRKNSRTMLIPLLQRFPEQVRVSLFHTPNLRGLLRLLIPERFNETIGLQHIKVYLFDDNVILSGANLSDLYFTNRQDRYVLLQDSPEIADFFTELVDAIGDLSLQLQRDDTVRMVEGMVHPYQGDKMAYCEIANRRVMEVINSARIRQELLHAKTFHSSQQGSSSLSQQGCQASGGLKPEPDTWIYPLIQMKPFGIQIDEMVTETLLTEAERDARIYLTTGYFNLTQAYMDLILGTRAEYRILLASPEVNGFFGAKGVAGAIPAAYVYIEHQFYSEVCYLHQQERVQLQEYSRAGWTFHAKGLWLYLAGSDLPCLTLIGSPNFGYRSVHRDLEAQVAIVTENKALQQQLHQEQEQLYLSSGVVSSSTFEQPSRYVKLWVKLITPLIKNFF
- the PGS1 gene encoding CDP-diacylglycerol--glycerol-3-phosphate 3-phosphatidyltransferase, mitochondrial isoform X4, translated to MAAAAAGGAALWRRLSAWLPRGRLGLAALLGRLSDRLSRGRDRRSRRSSWLLLAPLLTPPVPVITASPCSLCPEGAHRFQWIRNLVPEFGISSSHVKVLSSPAEFYELLKVQIKTAQKRVVMASLYLGTGLLEQELVDCLEETLEKSLQAKQSSNLRVSILLDYTRGSRGRKNSRTMLIPLLQRFPEQVRVSLFHTPNLRGLLRLLIPERFNETIGLQHIKVYLFDDNVILSGANLSDLYFTNRQDRYVLLQDSPEIADFFTELVDAIGDLSLQLQRDDTVRMVEGMVHPYQGDKMAYCEIANRRVMEVINSARIRQELLHAKTFHSSQQGSSSLSQQGCQASGGLKPEPDTWIYPLIQMKPFGIQIDEMVTETLLTEAERDARIYLTTGYFNLTQAYMDLILGTRAEYRILLASPEVNGFFGAKGVAGAIPAAYVYIEHQFYSEVCYLHQQERVQLQEYSRAGWTFHAKGLWLYLAGSDLPCLTLIGSPNFGYRSVHRDLEAQVAIVTENKALQQQLHQEQEQLYLSSGVVSSSTFEQPSRYVKLWVKLITPLIKNFF